AAGTTGTCTGCTACACAATTGGTAAAACCCAAATGATTATTTTGAAATACAGTCAATAGattccttttatttattttagattgaaatagattttgaaataaaatttccaatggccaaaaatattaaattaaattaaaatggtcATCTTGCGATAACAAAATACTCCATTATTTGAAATCAAAACTTTCATCTTTAACGCGCATCATCAGCTCTGGCACTCTAGTCTAGGGGAAGACCAGAGAGGCGCGTCACTGGCGGAACAAATTGATGAATCCACCTTCTGCACAATAAATGATGATGCCCCCACACGGATTATGAGTAAATGCGCCAGCTCTCCAGACATCACAATAGCGAGCCCTGGTCTGATAAACTACTCAACGTGGAGAGCAGTAGTTTCTCTAGCCTCAGACCACTTACCCATAATCGTTGGTCTGGATCGACCCAATGACTTTATCGTCTCTGAACGCCGTCTCTACATAAACCAAAAGAAAGCAGACTGGCCCGGCTTCAGAGAATTCACTGATCGCATCTTCAATGATCTTCCAGCTCCTAGCAACGTACACCAGGCAGAGAGCAAGTTCTGCGAAACCGTCATCGCAGCAGTAGCCCTCTTTATTCCTGCTGGTCGACTATCCTTAGTGCGACCGCACTTCCCAGCAGAGGCAGCGAGACTAGCAGATGAGCGCGACGACCTCCGAAATATCAACCCCGACGACCCACGTATTGTCCAGCTGAATCATGATATCAGCAGGTTGGTAAATGAGAACAAGCGGAATAAATGGTTAGATCATTTGAAGAACTGCAACTTGAGCTCAGGTGTTAGTAAGTTGTGGTCTACGGTTCGGTCTCTCTCCAACCCGAGACGAACGGGGAGTCGAGTACTTGACAATGGTTTTTAACTTGTCAATGAGCAGCCTGATAATACCCAATGTCTGGAAAGAGGGTAGAGTCATCCCGATACTGAAACCAGGGAAGAACGCGACAGAGGGTCAATCCTACAGGCCGATTTCCCTCCT
The window above is part of the Lucilia cuprina isolate Lc7/37 chromosome 6, ASM2204524v1, whole genome shotgun sequence genome. Proteins encoded here:
- the LOC124420982 gene encoding uncharacterized protein LOC124420982 yields the protein QNTPLFEIKTFIFNAHHQLWHSSLGEDQRGASLAEQIDESTFCTINDDAPTRIMSKCASSPDITIASPGLINYSTWRAVVSLASDHLPIIVGLDRPNDFIVSERRLYINQKKADWPGFREFTDRIFNDLPAPSNVHQAESKFCETVIAAVALFIPAGRLSLVRPHFPAEAARLADERDDLRNINPDDPRIVQLNHDISRLVNENKRNKWLDHLKNCNLSSGVSKLWSTVRSLSNPRRTGSRVLDNGF